A single Methanolobus sp. ZRKC5 DNA region contains:
- the pglZ gene encoding BREX-1 system phosphatase PglZ type A, with protein sequence MLNPEKTAQSILKKFETLGEFEKRKIVFWYDKDPTADEEGLAYIRDALAEKGIKLHVLDNNFFATKKMLEKDDMESSYLIYSNEAERDPELNWLLDIQLYSARFENSRISDIKSEFGIEGYDLDRFLEKHQQFFASKKRVVPLKRMYQTDWRNEEFTLGFMGVLSGSATTDLKEIIRKILINSLDENSNTIWEDIVRFELVEEFWDMVNRYFGYQSKEPTLKKLFLSFVITHISRNTDIDLKKYKDYSNSLSNECEIFIKSWMDNSKDSAVFDEYCRLLLEDNNGQLKKYLNTEIKKYDVSEYLEAESLALFDKHVIQKIVNELDNDKEDFDTYLDWIANRKTKHWYPNFENIYSALEYAVKLHQFAKEFNEENLSDQNLNRFFRNYTERYYLMDYYYRKFYFHHDKDREKEDLKTTRKGIEKLYNNRLLDKLLTRWSELISKEMDGRWNIELIDRQDEFYKLYIKNIINRNDKDKIAVVISDAMRYEVAAELQDVLNKDTRGTVELKYMTSSLPSYTKLGMASLLPHEKLEYRNKFVFADGISTEGIENRGKILKNVTPNSIAISYEELMNITRDKAREQFKGIRLFYIYHDKIDSRGDHSPSEHTVFDAAEETIADVKKIIEKLTNFQILNNLIVTADHGFIYQRDALESYDKVEMDIFDNDEIESKKRFVLSTKNLNPMNVHKFNMDYLISSENEMFTYVPMADLRFKLKGPNKNFVHGGAAPQEIVVPVLKYSYQKTSDLERKGIKHGKVGLAVINPSRKITSSPFSINILQTERVTDKLLPRRFRIALWDMDGDEFKVSDEKLVIAEGTSDEASDRQYKVTLTLTGDIENKIYYVRLIDEDPTEIDKEIMDPMPFEVDLLIVDDF encoded by the coding sequence ATGTTAAACCCCGAAAAGACTGCCCAGAGCATACTTAAGAAATTCGAGACGCTTGGCGAGTTCGAGAAGAGGAAGATTGTCTTCTGGTATGATAAGGACCCAACTGCAGATGAAGAAGGTCTTGCATATATACGCGATGCTCTGGCTGAAAAGGGAATCAAGCTGCATGTCCTGGATAATAATTTCTTTGCCACCAAGAAAATGCTGGAGAAGGATGATATGGAGTCCAGTTATCTTATTTATTCAAATGAGGCTGAGAGGGACCCGGAACTAAACTGGCTGCTGGATATCCAGTTGTATTCGGCAAGGTTTGAGAACAGCAGGATATCGGATATCAAGAGCGAGTTTGGAATCGAAGGGTATGACCTGGACAGGTTCCTGGAAAAGCACCAGCAGTTCTTTGCAAGCAAGAAGAGGGTTGTGCCGCTTAAGAGGATGTACCAGACCGATTGGAGGAACGAGGAGTTCACACTTGGATTCATGGGAGTGCTTTCTGGTTCTGCTACTACAGACCTCAAAGAGATCATCAGGAAGATACTCATCAACTCACTGGATGAGAACTCCAATACCATATGGGAGGATATCGTCAGGTTCGAGCTGGTGGAAGAGTTCTGGGACATGGTGAACAGGTACTTTGGCTACCAGTCCAAAGAACCCACGTTGAAGAAACTCTTCCTGAGCTTTGTTATCACTCATATCTCAAGGAATACTGACATTGACCTCAAAAAGTACAAGGATTACAGCAATTCGCTCAGTAATGAATGTGAGATATTTATCAAAAGCTGGATGGATAACTCAAAGGATTCAGCGGTTTTTGATGAGTATTGTAGGCTACTTCTTGAAGATAACAATGGTCAGTTGAAAAAATACCTCAACACCGAGATTAAGAAATATGACGTGTCAGAGTACCTGGAAGCTGAATCTCTAGCCTTGTTCGATAAACATGTCATCCAAAAGATAGTCAATGAGCTTGATAACGACAAAGAGGACTTCGATACTTATCTCGACTGGATAGCAAACAGGAAGACAAAACATTGGTATCCAAACTTTGAGAACATCTACAGTGCCCTGGAATATGCTGTGAAGTTGCACCAGTTCGCAAAAGAGTTCAATGAAGAAAACCTCAGTGACCAGAACCTCAACCGTTTCTTCAGGAACTACACTGAACGTTACTACTTAATGGACTATTACTATCGCAAGTTCTATTTCCATCATGACAAAGACAGGGAAAAAGAAGACCTGAAAACAACAAGAAAAGGAATCGAAAAACTCTACAATAACAGGCTCCTTGATAAACTGCTCACAAGATGGAGTGAACTCATATCCAAAGAAATGGACGGACGATGGAACATAGAACTCATCGATCGCCAGGATGAATTCTACAAGCTCTACATAAAGAACATCATCAACCGTAACGACAAGGACAAGATAGCAGTCGTAATATCTGATGCTATGCGCTATGAGGTTGCTGCAGAGCTTCAGGACGTACTTAACAAGGATACCAGAGGTACGGTTGAACTCAAGTACATGACCAGTTCTCTACCATCTTATACTAAACTGGGAATGGCAAGCCTATTGCCACATGAGAAACTAGAGTACAGAAATAAGTTTGTGTTTGCAGATGGTATTAGCACCGAAGGTATAGAGAACCGTGGCAAGATACTAAAGAATGTGACTCCAAACTCCATTGCTATAAGCTATGAAGAACTGATGAACATAACAAGAGACAAGGCCCGTGAACAGTTTAAAGGTATCAGGTTATTCTATATATACCACGATAAAATTGATTCTAGAGGCGACCACTCACCCTCTGAACATACTGTATTCGATGCAGCAGAAGAGACTATTGCAGATGTGAAGAAGATCATTGAAAAACTTACCAACTTCCAGATTCTTAATAATCTCATAGTCACGGCAGATCATGGTTTCATTTATCAGAGAGATGCATTAGAAAGCTATGATAAAGTTGAGATGGACATTTTTGATAACGATGAAATTGAGTCCAAAAAGCGTTTCGTTCTTAGTACGAAGAATCTCAATCCAATGAACGTCCATAAATTCAACATGGATTATTTGATAAGCTCTGAAAATGAGATGTTCACATACGTTCCTATGGCAGACCTCAGGTTCAAACTGAAAGGCCCTAATAAGAATTTCGTGCATGGTGGAGCTGCTCCCCAGGAGATAGTAGTACCCGTGCTCAAGTATTCATACCAAAAGACATCAGACCTCGAAAGAAAAGGAATAAAGCACGGTAAAGTAGGCTTAGCCGTTATCAATCCAAGCCGGAAGATAACAAGCAGTCCATTCTCGATAAACATCCTTCAAACAGAAAGAGTCACAGACAAGTTGCTTCCAAGAAGGTTCAGGATAGCCCTATGGGACATGGATGGCGATGAATTTAAGGTGAGTGACGAAAAGCTTGTCATTGCCGAAGGCACATCCGACGAAGCCTCTGACAGGCAGTACAAAGTTACCCTCACATTGACCGGTGACATTGAAAATAAGATATACTATGTAAGACTGATAGATGAAGACCCAACTGAGATTGACAAGGAAATCATGGACCCCATGCCCTTTGAAGTAGACCTGTTAATTGTGGATGATTTTTAA
- the brxL gene encoding protease Lon-related BREX system protein BrxL yields the protein MLTNDTDIETDDKLNLYFQGRVVRKDLTKLVKVGHNVPVYVLEYLLGANCATNDEELIQQGVKKVKSILSDNYVRPDEAEKIKSKIRETGYYTIIDKVTVKLNEKRDIYEALFSNLGLSKVQVDPEYVTRYDKLLGGGIWCIIKMEYNAEMVPSPFVISSLKPIQIPNINISEIIEQRKNFTKDEWIDVLLRSVGMEPTQLETPAKWHLLERLVPLVENNYNLCELGPRSTGKSHVYKEISPNSILISGGQTTVANLFYNMSTRQVGLVGLWDVVAFDEVAGIRFKDKDGIQILKDFMASGSFARGKDQINANASVVFVGNVNQSISSLLKTSHLFSPFPEAMNNDSAFFDRIHFYLPGWEVPKFRPEHFTDRYGFIVDYLAEFLRELRKRSYSDVIFKYFTLGNNLNQRDVIGVKKTFSGLAKLIYPDEDISKEDAQEILEYALVGRRRVKEQLKKIGGMEFFDVNFSYIDNDDMEEYFVGVPESGGNKIIPPGITKPGQVYAVSATDSGKIGIYKTELQVVSGSGKYEASGLSSNSKAKESVKTAINYFKANAKSISQSISTKETDYFMSLQDVYGVGISDGLSLAAFISLCSGALERPVQEQTAIIGTMTIGGSILSIDNLSELLQVSLDAGAKKVLIPASATSKLGTVPADLLSKFQLAFYADPIDAVHKALFFG from the coding sequence ATGCTGACAAATGACACAGACATTGAAACTGATGATAAACTTAATTTATACTTCCAGGGAAGAGTCGTCAGGAAGGACCTGACCAAACTGGTAAAAGTAGGCCACAATGTCCCGGTCTATGTCCTGGAATACCTTCTGGGTGCCAACTGCGCCACCAATGATGAAGAACTGATACAGCAAGGTGTCAAAAAGGTCAAAAGTATCCTCTCAGACAACTACGTCCGCCCCGATGAAGCAGAGAAGATTAAATCCAAAATAAGGGAAACCGGCTATTACACCATCATTGACAAGGTCACTGTCAAGCTTAACGAAAAAAGGGACATATATGAAGCTCTCTTCTCTAACCTTGGTTTATCGAAGGTACAGGTAGACCCGGAATATGTCACAAGATACGATAAACTCCTTGGCGGTGGTATCTGGTGCATAATCAAGATGGAATACAACGCAGAAATGGTGCCATCTCCGTTTGTAATTTCAAGCCTGAAACCCATACAGATCCCAAACATCAACATCTCCGAGATTATAGAACAACGCAAGAACTTCACCAAAGATGAATGGATAGATGTCCTTCTCAGGTCCGTAGGAATGGAACCCACTCAACTGGAAACTCCTGCCAAATGGCATTTGTTAGAACGTCTAGTGCCTCTTGTGGAGAATAACTACAACCTTTGTGAACTTGGCCCGCGTAGCACAGGAAAATCTCACGTATACAAGGAAATATCACCCAACTCCATACTGATATCTGGAGGACAGACCACAGTTGCGAACCTTTTCTACAACATGAGCACACGACAAGTAGGTCTTGTGGGACTATGGGACGTTGTAGCCTTTGATGAAGTAGCAGGAATCCGGTTCAAGGATAAAGATGGTATCCAGATCCTAAAGGATTTCATGGCTTCAGGTTCCTTTGCAAGGGGCAAGGATCAAATCAACGCCAACGCATCCGTTGTATTTGTTGGTAACGTTAACCAGAGCATATCATCATTACTGAAGACATCACACCTATTCTCACCATTTCCAGAAGCAATGAATAACGACAGTGCATTCTTCGATAGGATACACTTCTATTTACCAGGGTGGGAAGTTCCAAAGTTCAGACCTGAACATTTCACTGACAGATATGGATTCATCGTAGACTACCTGGCAGAGTTCTTAAGGGAGTTGCGGAAACGCTCCTATAGCGATGTAATATTCAAGTACTTCACCCTCGGCAACAACCTCAACCAGAGGGATGTTATTGGGGTCAAAAAGACCTTTTCAGGACTTGCAAAACTCATCTATCCTGATGAGGACATATCAAAAGAAGACGCTCAGGAAATACTCGAATATGCCCTTGTAGGAAGGCGAAGAGTAAAAGAACAATTGAAAAAGATAGGTGGAATGGAGTTCTTCGATGTGAATTTCTCCTACATCGACAACGATGATATGGAAGAGTATTTCGTTGGTGTCCCGGAAAGTGGAGGAAACAAGATAATCCCACCTGGTATTACAAAACCCGGACAAGTCTATGCAGTATCTGCAACAGATTCTGGAAAGATTGGCATCTACAAGACCGAACTTCAGGTAGTATCAGGCTCTGGCAAATACGAAGCATCTGGACTCAGTTCTAACTCTAAAGCAAAAGAATCCGTAAAGACCGCGATCAATTATTTCAAGGCCAATGCAAAATCCATAAGTCAATCAATTTCCACTAAAGAAACTGACTATTTCATGAGCCTGCAGGATGTCTATGGAGTTGGTATCTCTGATGGCTTATCGCTAGCTGCATTCATCAGTCTGTGTTCAGGAGCACTTGAAAGACCGGTGCAGGAACAGACAGCAATCATTGGGACCATGACCATAGGAGGTTCTATATTGAGCATAGATAATCTCTCTGAACTCTTGCAAGTCTCTCTTGATGCGGGAGCCAAGAAGGTATTGATACCTGCATCTGCTACATCGAAATTAGGGACTGTGCCGGCTGATCTGTTGAGTAAGTTCCAGTTGGCATTTTACGCT